The genome window attatataaaatttaaaattactatatatatttttatatcaatatattaaactatttaaaattattttttatcgttacactatttaaaataatattttttaaaaatatatattttttaattttatctaataattcaaataatagaaaaaccCTTAAACTCTCTCTGGTCCCAAGAGTGCTTTGCTTAGAAGTCCTAGAGATAGCAGTAACTGTTGCGGCTTGAGATGGAAGAAAGCGGTGGCGACGACCGAGAGGGGAGGGATGAGATCTCTCTTCTTGCCGAAGAACTAGTTCAGTTATCAATCAAGGGCTCGATGGTGGTACCAAGTTCTAAACCTACATTGATATGTACAGTTTGGACAGAAAAGCTATACAACCCAGACAGTTTTAGGGCTCATATGAGAGGTATATGGAAGAcaaagaaaaagtttgagatTCAGATGGTGGgacaaaacttatttttaataaaatttgagttgGTAGAAGATCTGGAGATGATTCTGGAGGGGAGACCTTGGCTTTTTCGTAAAAGTATTATTCTATTTGATAGATTATGTCAAGCGGTGGAAAGAGATCAGATCAGGCTTATTTCATCCCcgttttggataaaaattgacTCGTGTTTCCCAGAGTTCGATAAGAAAGATCTATTGCATGCTATTGATGCCACGTTTGGTGGGGTTctcagatctgaaattaatgAAGAATTTTGTCGGCTCAGAATTAATTTGGATGTCCAGAGACCACTTAGAAGAGGTATCTTTGTCTCTACTGATTATGTTAGTAAAGTATGGATCCCTTTTAAGTATGAAAATTTGCCAATGTTCTGTTTTTGATGCGGAAGAATGGGCATGGGATAAGTAATTGCACTAAGATATTACCTGcaaggaaaaacaaaattagtGAAAATCCTCCTTATTCGTTGGCCTTAAAAGCAGAATCAAAATTAATCGGAAAAGAAAGTATGAAATTTAATAGTTTGTTGAAGCAGGTGGGGGCTCAAAGTTCTTATACTGGAGGGGAAAAAGTGTCGTCGAATAATATAGAAAGTGCTGAGAGAGGGAATAATGAGGTGGGGGGTTCACAGGAGATTTGGAATTGATGGGAGGGGGCAGATGCTAAAAGAGCAGGATAGTTTTTTGGGGTTAGGGGAAGCTGAGAAGTTGAACgattgaattagaaaaaaaggGGTCAAAATCCATATCATGAGAAGAAGGTAAATTGGACAAGAACCTAGCCTGGCGCAACGATAATAACagcaaaaagagaaaataatacgAGGAAGAGAAAATCCCTAGATGCAGATCTTAAAAGGTGTTATAAAGAAAATGTAGACAGAGATGGAATTAAAAGGCTGAAACAAGATATTTCAGAAGATTATGACAAAGGCCCTTCAGAGGTGAAGGCAGACAATTCTGAGCAACTTGATGTTCAAAACTTTTTGAGATCGGCGGCTGCCAGTAGGCAAGCCAACCGGGCGCAATGAAAATTATAAGCTGGAATGTTCGTGGATTGGGGAGTCCACGAGCTGGAAGAAGGTTGTGTTACTTCCTAAAGCAGCACAATCCCCAAATGGTTTTCCTAATGGagactaaaattgataaaaaaggATGGAAAAAGTTAGACGAAGTTACGGTTTTATGAATGGAATTGATATTGAAGCGGAAGGTTCGAGAGGAGGATTCTGCTTAGCATGGAAAGGAGACACTAAAGTTAGTTTACGAAGTTTCTCTAGGAAATCATATTGATGTTTTGGTTAAAGAGGAATAGGTTAAAGAAGAGTGGAGATTTACAGGGTTCTATGGTTCTCCATATGTCCACAATAAGAGTGATTCGTGGGATCTGTTGATAAAACTGGGGAAAGATAAGAATTACCCATGGTTGGTAGGTGGTGATTTTAATGAGATCATGTATTCTTTTGAGAAATGTGGGGGTGTCCCAAGGGATGAGAGTAGAATGCACGCATTTCGAGAGGTCCTAGCAAATTGTCAATTAGAAGATTTGGGATATTCAGGAGTGTGGTTTACATGGGAAAGAGGAAATCTACTGGAGACAAATATTAGAGAAAGACTCGATAGGGGTGtgataaatgataaatgaaGGTATCTTTTTTTGACAGGTAGCGTTATCCATCTACCTAACATGATGTCCGATCACTGTcaacttttaattaatacaaatggTGAAAGCATTCATAAGggcaatttaaaatttaaatttgaggcgTGGTAGCTGATGGAAGAGACGTGCGAGAAAGTAATCAAAGAATCTTGGGAGTCAGGAACAAGCACAGTAGTTGAGAAACTTGGAAAATTACAAGCAGACTTAATGGTATGGGCGAGAATGATTAAGAAAGGACGAGAATGACTAAAGAAAAAACTAACGAAGCAACTTGATATGTTAATGGGAAAAGAAAGGAATGACAACATGATGGCAGAAATTATTGACACTAAGATCCACctgaatatgaaaattgataaagatAAAGTTTATTGGGAACAAAGGGCAAAGGCAAATTGGCTTAGTGTAGGGGATAAGAACTCAACTTTTTTTCACAGGTTTGCTACATATCGAAGACgtataaattcaatatccaagCTGGAGAAAGATGAAGGAGGAGAAGCTAATAAAGTGAGTGAGATTAATGAAGTAGCTACCTCCTATTTTCAGAAGCTCTTCACATCAAAAGGAGTTAGGGATTGTTCCTATCTCTTAACGggaataaaggaaaatatttcaaCAGATATCAATAGAGAGCTAATGACAACTTTTACAGCAGAAGAAGTGTATGCGACATTGAAGGGAATGAGACCTACCAAAGCACCAAGACATGATGGTTTTCCGGCCTTTTTCTTTCAGAAATTCTGGCATATCGTAGGTAAGGAAACAACAAATATCtgtttggaaattttaaataacgGCTCAAGTTGTGGTACTTTAAATCACACGGCATTGTGCTGATCCCAAAAACCCCAAATCTTAAAAACAATTGTAAACCGACTGCAAGCAGTTATTGGAAGATGTATTGATGCGGCTCAAAGTGCGTTCGTTCCGGGAAGGCTAATAACTGACAACGTGCAGCTAGCTTATGAGATCTTGCATACTTTTTGACAGAAGCGCATAGGAAAAAAGGATATATGGCAGTAAAGCTTGATATGAGCAAAGCCTATGACAGGGTTGAGTGGGGATTCTTGAAGGAAGTGATGTTACGAATGGGTTTCACATCCGATTGGGTGAAGCTGGTTATGAATTGTGTTTCCATAACGTCCTATTCAGTTAATATAAATGGAAAAGTGGAAGAATCTTTTCACCATCTAGAGGCCTGTGTCAGGGAGACCTTCTGAgcccttttctatttttgatgtGTAGTGAGGGATTATCATCTTTGATGAGAATGCTTCAGAAGTGGGTTTGATAAAAGGTGCAAAAGCCAGCAGAAGAGGACCAGaaatttcatttactttttgCATATGACTGTATTTTGTTTGGGGAAGTATCAGATAAGGGTGCTAGGatactaaaagaaattttgaaggaataTGAAAAGTGTTCTGGGCAATGTGTTAATTTCAATAAATCTACCATATTTTTAAGCACAAATACATTCGAAGAAAATATGGAAGAAGTTTCGACAATATTGGGGGTAAAGATCTCAACAAACTTAGAACGATACTTAGGGCTTCCGAATGTAGTTGGTCGACGTAAGAAAGAATCCTTTCAACATTTAAAAGAGAAGATTTCTACTAGAATTGATGGGTGGAGTACTAGAATGTTATCTCAATGAGGTAAAGAAGTCTTTATTAAATCGGTGCTACAGGCCATTCCAACCTATGCTATGTCGTGCTTCTTATTACCAAATACTCTTTGTAGAGaatttgaaatcatatttgCTAAATTCTAGTGGTAGAAAGCGCATGGGAGAAGAGGTATCCATTGGTGTTAGTGGAAGTACTTATGCCGACCTAAAGAAGAGGGTGGGTTGGGTTTTAGAAATATGGCTCAATTCAATATCTCACTACTAGCTAAACAGGGGTGGCGAATTTTGAATAATCCAAACTCTTTAGTAGCACAAGTcttaaaagcaaaatattttccaaaagttgattttttaaattcataattggGGAATAACGTTTCATATACATGGAAAAGTATTTGGGCTACTAAGGGTATTTTAGCAGAGGGATTATGTTAGAATGTGGGTAGAGGTACGAATATTTCGATAAGTCGTGATTATTGGATTCCAGTTTTACCGCGTGACAGGTTACCAGTTTTAACTAcgaatttgaatgatattaaaGTTGCGGAGTTAATAGATTCAAATAGTAGAACATGGAAAAAGGAGTTGATAACGTACACCTTTTCGGAGGATGTTGCCGAGATGATTCTCAGTATCCCGCTGGCAGAAAGACCACAAAAATATTTCCAAGTCTGGAGTGCTGAAGCGTCGGGTGAGTACACAGTACGTAGtgcctataaactattacaaagTACTGAAGATGATCCTAGAGCTTATGCTTTACAAGCCGACTATAAGGACTTTTACAGAAAACTATGGCTACTAGATCTTCCTTCAAAGATAAAAATTACAGCTTGGAAGATATCATGGAATTTCCTAGCTACACGTGTTAATATGCTACTTAGAAGGCTAACGAATACATCAGTATGTCCCCGGTGTGGCTCAGGAACAGAAACTATGGACTATTTCTTCCGTGAATGTCCTGTTTCAACATCAGTGTGGAGAGAGTTATCATTTCATAAGTGTTTGCAAGATAATCAGATGGGGTTTCTACAATGGCTAACCTGGGTTTTTTCACAAAGCTCGGCATCCCAGTGTCGGATCTTTTGTTGTGCATTATAGGCTATCTGGGGAGACAGGAATAATAAAGTGcataaaaaagagagtaaatcTTGAAAAGAAATAGGGAGATTTGTTCATAGCTACACATCAGAGTTAAATGAGATTGGTAAAAATAGATCACAAACTTCCATACTtgttaaaaaatggaaaaagccATCTGACCGGGTTGTTAAGATCAATTTTGACGCAGCATATGAAGGTAGACAAAATAAAGCGGTTGTGGGAATAGTGGCCAGAGACAGAGAGGGTACAGTTCTCCTATCTTGCTCGGAGGTCCACCAACGGGTTTCATCAGCCTTTGCTACGGAGGCAGTCGAGTGTCGAAAAGTACTCCAGATCGGCGTTTACATGCAGTGGGAAAAAGTTATTATTGAAGGAGACTCTTTGTCAATAATAaggaaattcaaaacaaaaagcCCAGACAAATCATTGGTCAGTGCGTATATTCATGACATTCATCAGCTACTGTTAAATTTTAAGGATTGTAGGTTTGAGTATATCCCAAGATTAGCAAATAGTCTCGGCATATCTTAGCAACTGAAGCGTTGAAGAGTAATAAAGGAGATTACTTGGTCGGAAGTgtccctgaagttgcagaaaAACAAGCGAAAAATGAAAGGGTGAGAGAACCAGATTGAAATAAGAAAGGGGAGAAAATGGAGTGAGGGGAGTCTGAGAAGGGTAAGTAACAGAGTGACTAAAGCAGGCCCTTGGGTGAATTGAAAACGTCTTGAAGAagtaaagaaagatgaaaagacaagacgtttattttcttttgatgcTGATTGGGCAGGTAGAACGACAACATTAATTTGTTTCAgacttttgtttcctttttcagTTTTCTAGGCGATTAGGtttccatttaattttgttttagttttaccTTTTGTTGGGCCAAGTCTAATAACTGGgctctttctcttttctttttaggacCATATGTGTAGTAATgtagtttatttaaataaagtccaatctgaaattttatttaaaaaaataaaaaaatatttttttataaaattaaagaatcaaataaattaacttTTCACCATTTTATTTGCTATTCAATTAatgtaaacaaagaaaattgatCATGAATTAGTGATGTGATGGTAGACAAGGGAAACATTTTCTTGTCGAAGAAATTCAAATCCCAAGGTTAATTCGGGCATATTCATTAAATagatttataattatatttaaataaaataataatagtttaaataaaGCAATTACTTGTGGAATGGTTTATTTCCAGCGGAGGGAAAACTCAAAGACTGGAAAAGGAATAATTATTATGGTAAGTGAACCATCATCATCAGATTCCGGCCTCCaccaaatcaaaaacaaatCTCCACCGTCCGGTTCCTCGTATTACTGTGACCGTCCAAACGCAGTATCCATCACCAAATCAAAAACAACCCCcgctaataaataatgaaaaagaccGGAAGTTAGCCGGTTCAACCCGTGGCCCCCACCCTGGTTCGAATATTTGATGGCCAAAGAATTCACGCTTCTCGATACCTGAAGACAAAATTCCTTTCCCCCTCGACCatcaattttccctttttaataacatattttaatatttattttgctaagTTAATGTccctttttaatattattttccttttatttcccTTTCTCCCTGTAAAAATCTCGAtctaaaaaagggaaaaaatttaTTGTCTGAAAATCCTCCGAGCTCAACAAGAAGCTTAAACTTTCACCTTTTTGCTAACCCAAGCAATATCGACATTCTTCTCCCACTGCCACTCCCTTCTagatttgtttgttttatttttattttttataaaattataaaattattctatttttcgaGATCACGGTGCAGTTCAACCGTCTTGTTTCAGTCCACACCAACGGCTACGGTTGCATGTTCGACGGCCGGAGTTTGTTCCATCGCGAAAGCGATCAAGACGGGTACGTCGTTGGAATCTATGTATAGTGCTGAGATTTGGAGAGTAGGATTTGCCGACTACTTTGGATGCCTATTGGTATTGGCTGCAGGATAAATGCTTTTTAtttgggatttagggttttcgaGCCTGGTGCTCGTGCTTTCCCTCCTACCTTTGATCGGCTTTTTCGTAAGGCGGAAATGGCAGTTATCTGTAGCAAGGCAAGCGGAGATAAAGAGGCTCTTGATTTTGGCCTCTGAGGAGGCGGCTAGAGTCGAGCTTGAAGCGACTATTGAATACGGTACGGTTTCTATTTCGTGGAACTATCAACAGTGTGCTGTTTGTTATTGTCCTACTACCACGCGGTGCGCTCGCTGTAAAGGGGTTCGATATTGGTACGTTAGCTTGTTAATTTCGTGTTATtgttctaatttatttataattattgagattttttttttgtttaggcGATTTTGTTTCAAATGTATTTGAGATAAAACTGATTCTTTTATCTGACAATACTGTCTTAAAGAGTATGTAATcgaaaaaatatttgattagaTAAGTGCTTCAATTAGCGCAGGGCGAGTGTGGGTCTAGTTTAAATACGCTTTAACATGTGTGAATGTACGGTAGTCGTGTAAGTGTTTATGTAGTGAGCAACGAAGCAATTTAGAAGACtttgtgaaaattaattttaaacccAACATCCACAATCTATCATTGATGGGAAGTTTGGAGTTGGTCTTAAATGCTGCAATTTTTTGGTGGATGTTTATGCTGATTTTCTGAAAatgttttggtttgtaaattaCATGTTTGAGCCTCCTATCTCTATGTTACGGAGACAGGATATTAGAAAAACAATTCCTCTTGAAAATGACCTTTTCCTTTGTGCCTTTTTTGTCTGCAGTTTAGGAGTTCTTTTTAATGTAAGAGTTGAGGTTGTGTATGTTCACTAACTACATTTGCGAATCATTAAAAATGTGGTTCATTTGATGGAAaagtaacaaaaagaaaatccaCCTAATGaatagagaaaatatttttagctttcCCCCTATCACTTTGTTGTAATTCTAAGGATTTCTTTTACTGATTTGAAGGGACAACAATAGTAAATTATGTCTGTGTTTAGCATTATTTTCTAATGATACAATTGATTTTGTAGAAGGTCTTTTaacagtttttctttttataccaAAAATTGGATGTTTAAGTTCTGCGAAGTGTCAAATTATTCACTGGCGGCAAGGTCACAAGGAAGAATGCCACCCACCTGCCATTGCCGTACACCAAAATCATGATGAGGGGAGCGATTATGGTCAGAAGGCGATAAATCAAGACCAATATGGAGATAGATATGAGATTGAAGAAAAGTCGCATGCAAAGTTAATTGGAACATCCTCTACTGAATCTGCATTGTTTAGTTCCATCACAGGACCTGCATTATTGAGTTCCTCTAGCTCTTCTGTGGTTTTAGATGGGAAGGATGATGATGCAAAGGTTGAGTTTCCTGCTGATAGGGAAGGACTGAGCTCTGCTCCAGAATCTTGCAGTGCTTCATTTTCAGGATTTTCGTCTGCAGCTGGTAGTGAATCATCTGATGATGTTTCTGTGTGTGAGAGCGTAAGTTCAAATGAGCTTGATAAATTGGATGGTCCCTCATCTGCTGATGTTAATCTTGACACGTTTTGGACTTCTGTTGTCAACAATGTGGATCAAACCAATCCATCATCCCCTAAATTTGTCAGGTTGGTTGATTCTGTAGATGAAATTTCTAAATTAAGTCATAGCAAGCCTGATCAAAGTGAAGAGAGCCAGTGCAGAGCAACTAGTTCTTCAGGATTAGGTGTTAGTGATATGTCTGAGGGCTCAAATGCTGAGGCTTCTAGattttcttctgatttttgGGGCAGAACTTTGGAATCAGTTCCATCTACAAGTGTTGATGACAATGAGTCGTTTAACTCTTACCATAAAGAAGGCGGTAAAAGGGCCTTACTTGATTCTGGATCATCCTTACATTTTTCATTTACTTTGGCTGGAAATGCTTCTTCCTCATATCCGCAAGTCTCCAAGGTGAAAGATGCCAAATTGGATGATGCTACTCAATGTGCTACTACTTTGGGGCATTCCAAGCTTTCAGATGGAGTAGTTTTGTCCGAAAATGCTGGTTTAGATTCTCCGAATGAAGGAAACTCTAAGTCCTCAAATTCTGAATGCACCAACCAGGGGGAGTGCGGATCTAACAAtattcagcatgttataaatcCCAGAGAAGCTATCAATATAGATGTTCCACTAGTCGGTAGCTTGCCATCTTCCCATTTTGAAAAATCAGGCTCTACTGTTGTCACTAATGGACCTAGCATTAGCAATGCTTCTCATTTGTCAGAGTCATCTGATTCTTATTCATCCAGTGACAGAGCGCATGCTGTTCCCAATGTGAAATCTGGAAAATTTGATGATGTTCATGCAAATTTCGCTAAATTATCTCAGTTTTCAAGTTATTCTTCTAACGGTAAGAATGGATTGAAAACCTCAATGTGGAAAGTTGTTGATCAATTCAGAGTATCTAAATTTCCAAAACACCATCCATTTGGAGTTAGTAATGAGGTTGGTGGAGAATATAATGATAAGCCTAaagttgtttttccttttgcCTTACTTTGCCTTCAACATATTAGCTTTTTGTtagaattttgttttgtttttgcagGGAATTTTTCCTTATGAATCATTTGTCAAGCTTTATAGTTGGAACAAGGTGGAATTACAACCACGTGGCCTTGTAAATTGTGGTAACAGGTAGCATAAGATTTTTCTATTATCATAATGAACaattatggaaaaaattatTGAACATAATCtggtttttatattatattattgggTAAATCCACCTACACCTATTGCACTTTAAGTGTTTCCCGCGTAGCCACCTTGACTTTCTTCTGATAGCACCCTGAAGTTCTTTTCGGTTCCATAAGGGTTATAATTTGTagcattaaataaaaagataatgaaATGACTCTAACACCCTTTGTATTAGTTCAAAATTTCAGAATTGTGCGATCAATCCCTATCAAAACCttagaaataaacaaatatatggACCTTTGGCCAAAAGATATTTTATGAACCGATAACAGCCCTATCCTAAAATAACTTTTCTGCAAGGTTAAAATCCATAACAGTCCAAAATTGCCTATTTAATTATGATGCCATTGCTAACATATTCAAATCCAGATCTGGGACCCTTAAATGCACCTGAAAAAGAGGCAAGGTAGATAAAAATCCATGAAGGGAAAATTTTTTAAGTAGTTAAGGTATATGGCAatctagaaaaaggaaaagaaaaagaaatctaaaatgTAAGAAATATAacagaaaattattttctcacatCAGGTCATCACaaataaaaagaacagaaataaacaaaaaattaccCCACTAAATCTAGGCTAACAGAAATTGCAGAAAAAATTGCAGAAGTAAATGTGTGGACTTTAAGGACAGTTTGGGTTAGACTAGTCCAATTGTTACCTATTTTCTGAATTGGGAACAATACTGCTAGATCATGTTTCTGCCCTATGCTGTTTCAATTAGTAATTCCTTACatgcataattttaaattttaagttttcatcCTTTAAGCTGTGTTGTACCTTGGATgtgtatattttactattttattccTTGTTTCTCACTTTCTGTTAATTTGCTGTTTACTTTGCACAGCTGTTATGCCAATGCTGTCCTTCAATGCTTGACTTTCACTCCTCCTCTGACTGCTTACTTTCTTCATGGAATCCATTCCAAAGCATGTATGTCCCTCTAATGTTCCAATTGGAATTATTACATTTTTGTGCTTCGAGGTAGCATGTTGGATGACTTACTACAAATTTCTTTCTTAGGTGCAAAGAAAGATTGGTGTTTCACTTGTgagtttgaaaaattaattttgaaggCTAAAGATGGGAAATCACCGCTGTCCCCTATGGGAATACTTTCCCAACTACAAAATATTGGCAGTCAACTTGCTAATGGGAAAGAGGAAGATGCACATGAATTTTTAAGGTGAGATAGGTTTAGCAATATTTAGTGCTTGAACCATTTGAATAATGTTTTACTCCATGAGAAATGAGCAATCCTTTCAATGATGTTGCACTAGTTTATTGATGAATTACATTTGACAGGTATGCTATTGATGCTATGCAATCTATTTGTCTTAAAGAAGCTGGGTTGGCTTCATCAGGTTGTTTAGAAGAAGAAACAACTTTAATTGGCTTAACATTTGGAGGCTACCTTCGGTCAAAGGTAAAAACTAAGACCAACCTGTTTTTTGGCCCCACTTTCTCCATCTCTCTCTTGTGCACTAGAGCTCTTATTTGCATCAGGAGTTTGTGTTAAAATGCAAATGATGCATGTAAACTTGTTACTATTTTCTGCAGATAAAGTGCATGAAGTGCCAAGGCAAGTCTGAACGTCATGAAAAAATGATGGACCTAACAGTTGAAATTGAAGGAAATATAGGAACCCTAGAAGAGGCTCTTCGGCGGTTTACTAGGACTGAAATTCTGGATGGAGAAAATAAGTACCAATGTAGCAGGTTGATTCGCTTACAAATTTTTTCAGAAGTTtctttagatattgtataaatgGTATCATCAATATCATGCAAAGAGACTTGAAGAGGAACTTTTATGGAAACAGTCCTATGCtcaaaattttgttcttttatttgtcCCTGTTTTTGGTAGgttaaaatttgacaatttaACTTTTAGATCTCCTTAATTCCTAACTTGATAGGCTTAAAATCAAAAccattatttctttttcttcggCTTCTTTCTTGAACTTGTTGGAAATATGGTCTTTGTTTCTATAAATAGTATACTTCGAAGAAGCTCTAGGCTGTATTTTGATGCTTCTGGAGAAAAGATTTACCTTAAATTTTGGAAGCTATAAGAAGTGTTTATGTACAtaatacatttttctttttgtcttctCTGTCATGTGATTATGCAGAGATAGCTCATTGagttccccccccccccctttttttttgccaaaatttcATTGATAGTTGAAATGTGATAACTCTATCTTATGTTTGTGATAGATCTGTAtactgaaaaataaacaaatttaacagAACTTCTGTAAGGGAATTAAAATTGCATGTGAAAAAAGTTTGTCTTTCCTCAAAGATTGATAAATGGCATAGAATTACTCTGATTGATTTTATTG of Gossypium raimondii isolate GPD5lz chromosome 3, ASM2569854v1, whole genome shotgun sequence contains these proteins:
- the LOC105797251 gene encoding ubiquitin carboxyl-terminal hydrolase 17 isoform X1 — translated: MLFIWDLGFSSLVLVLSLLPLIGFFVRRKWQLSVARQAEIKRLLILASEEAARVELEATIEYGTVSISWNYQQCAVCYCPTTTRCARCKGVRYCSAKCQIIHWRQGHKEECHPPAIAVHQNHDEGSDYGQKAINQDQYGDRYEIEEKSHAKLIGTSSTESALFSSITGPALLSSSSSSVVLDGKDDDAKVEFPADREGLSSAPESCSASFSGFSSAAGSESSDDVSVCESVSSNELDKLDGPSSADVNLDTFWTSVVNNVDQTNPSSPKFVRLVDSVDEISKLSHSKPDQSEESQCRATSSSGLGVSDMSEGSNAEASRFSSDFWGRTLESVPSTSVDDNESFNSYHKEGGKRALLDSGSSLHFSFTLAGNASSSYPQVSKVKDAKLDDATQCATTLGHSKLSDGVVLSENAGLDSPNEGNSKSSNSECTNQGECGSNNIQHVINPREAINIDVPLVGSLPSSHFEKSGSTVVTNGPSISNASHLSESSDSYSSSDRAHAVPNVKSGKFDDVHANFAKLSQFSSYSSNGKNGLKTSMWKVVDQFRVSKFPKHHPFGVSNEGIFPYESFVKLYSWNKVELQPRGLVNCGNSCYANAVLQCLTFTPPLTAYFLHGIHSKACAKKDWCFTCEFEKLILKAKDGKSPLSPMGILSQLQNIGSQLANGKEEDAHEFLRYAIDAMQSICLKEAGLASSGCLEEETTLIGLTFGGYLRSKIKCMKCQGKSERHEKMMDLTVEIEGNIGTLEEALRRFTRTEILDGENKYQCSRCKSYEKAKKKLTILEAPNILTIALKRFQSGKFGKLNKAIRFPEILNLAPYMSGTSDKSPIYRLYGVVVHLDIMNAAFSGHYLCYVKNAQNKWFKIDDSMVTSTELERVLTKGAYMLLYARCSPRAPRLMKNRSKAIPSSVNSKNPLKSNSLTYSGLDEFHPSLIHSDTPSSIESFYSKYNQLQRILEDSSSSDSCSLFSVNSDEGSCCTDSTRDSTSTDDLIDSIFGDSVQGWNSPWRSCDSDAFSSSSSSSLYLRHSPVADLDRYSSGSPKIRSSRMDEEGKRDDLFFHSDTMSKQCRKVVVA
- the LOC105797251 gene encoding ubiquitin carboxyl-terminal hydrolase 17 isoform X2, translating into MLFIWDLGFSSLVLVLSLLPLIGFFVRRKWQLSVARQAEIKRLLILASEEAARVELEATIEYGTVSISWNYQQCAVCYCPTTTRCARCKGVRYCSAKCQIIHWRQGHKEECHPPAIAVHQNHDEGSDYGQKAINQDQYGDRYEIEEKSHAKLIGTSSTESALFSSITGPALLSSSSSSVVLDGKDDDAKVEFPADREGLSSAPESCSASFSGFSSAAGSESSDDVSVCESVSSNELDKLDGPSSADVNLDTFWTSVVNNVDQTNPSSPKFVRLVDSVDEISKLSHSKPDQSEESQCRATSSSGLGVSDMSEGSNAEASRFSSDFWGRTLESVPSTSVDDNESFNSYHKEGGKRALLDSGSSLHFSFTLAGNASSSYPQVSKVKDAKLDDATQCATTLGHSKLSDGVVLSENAGLDSPNEGNSKSSNSECTNQGECGSNNIQHVINPREAINIDVPLVGSLPSSHFEKSGSTVVTNGPSISNASHLSESSDSYSSSDRAHAVPNVKSGKFDDVHANFAKLSQFSSYSSNGKNGLKTSMWKVVDQFRVSKFPKHHPFGVSNEGIFPYESFVKLYSWNKVELQPRGLVNCGNSCYANAVLQCLTFTPPLTAYFLHGIHSKACAKKDWCFTCEFEKLILKAKDGKSPLSPMGILSQLQNIGSQLANGKEEDAHEFLRYAIDAMQSICLKEAGLASSGCLEEETTLIGLTFGGYLRSKIKCMKCQGKSERHEKMMDLTVEIEGNIGTLEEALRRFTRTEILDGENKYQCSRCKSYEKAKKKLTILEAPNILTIALKRFQSGKFGKLNKAIRFPEILNLAPYMSGTSDKSPIYRLYGVVVHLDIMNAAFSGHYLCYVKNAQNKWFKIDDSMVLTSGPKIDEEQK